CGGATTAGCTCTTGGGGTAAGGAGCTAGAAGAATACATGCATGGTCCGTATTTAGGACTAATGCGTGAGGATTTTATTATCTTTCTAGAGCCTAATGGTGAATTACAGGAACGCGAAGAGCGGCTGAAAAAATTCTTACGCCAGCACGTAGACCATGTTTATACCATCTATGCCAATGAAGCGGTTAATAAACAAGAAAATGACTTGGAGCTGAAAGTGAAAACGGATGAATTGCTAACGGCATTATTTATGACTGTGCCTGTTCATCTGCTAGCATATCGGCTATCACAGGAAAAGGGTAATGACTTAGAACATTCGGCTTATCCTGATTTTGATCAGATTACAGAGTCAAAAATATAAGTAAAACAACAATAATAGTGAGGAATAAAAAATGCGTAAATTTGATAAACAAAAATTAATTACTAGTATGAATGGAGCACTCGAATTAAGAGGCAAGATTAATGAAATCATTGATCCATTATTTAAAAAAGGAATTACAAACATCTGCTGGTTAGGTATTGGTGGTACTTATGCTTCAGGGATGCAAGCTAATATTCATATGAAAGAAAAAAGTGCCCTTGAAACTTTTTACCAAAATGCCGCTGAATATATCGTGACTGGCAATAAGCGTATTACCGATAAAACGCTAGTTGTTATTTCTTCAGTAACGGGTAATACTAAGGAAATGGTCGACGCAGTTAAGAAATTAAACGAGGTAGGCGCCACAATTTTAGGCTTTATGGATGATCCTAAGGCTAAATTGGCAGCAGATCTAACTTATTGCATTTCTTATCCAGAAAACGAGCAATTGAAGTTCTTTATGGTTGGGGATCGTCTAATGTACCTGAACGGTGAATTTCCGGACTATGATGAATTTTATGAAGAAATGGATAAACATTTTGCTGAGGATATTGCCGAAATTGGAGTTAAAGCAGACGACTTTGCTAAGGACTTTGCTTTAAAGCATCACGATGATGAGATTCATTACTTTGTTGGTGCGGGTAATCAATGGGGC
This genomic window from Lactobacillus panisapium contains:
- a CDS encoding SIS domain-containing protein yields the protein MRKFDKQKLITSMNGALELRGKINEIIDPLFKKGITNICWLGIGGTYASGMQANIHMKEKSALETFYQNAAEYIVTGNKRITDKTLVVISSVTGNTKEMVDAVKKLNEVGATILGFMDDPKAKLAADLTYCISYPENEQLKFFMVGDRLMYLNGEFPDYDEFYEEMDKHFAEDIAEIGVKADDFAKDFALKHHDDEIHYFVGAGNQWGATYSYAMCYWEEQHWLRTRAVEAAEFFHGMFEIVDRDTPVTVYVGEDSQRPLSERVAKFLPEICGNYTIIDAKDYDLPGFSEKYRGTLSPFVFHAINNRIDVHIEHINRHPMDIRRYYRALDY